The proteins below are encoded in one region of Oncorhynchus kisutch isolate 150728-3 linkage group LG14, Okis_V2, whole genome shotgun sequence:
- the LOC109903901 gene encoding consortin: protein MEDGQCEREGPVVSEGGVDLHRNQSDPSEPNQNQNQNRTQTQLEDGQRVGRDFIQQNSLNNNVEEEEEEGRTVKGEEDWNEDDVIVEEEEEDSSVTHGQSPDTPMTDCSFSDTGSPVALRPTVSPETTDPISSQATSPDEPCYSDPAGETHTSTTGPTTSSSEPTTSSPTCTTGPTTSTTGPTCTTEPTTSTTSPTCTTEPTTSTTSPTCTTGPTTSTTGPTCTTGPTISTTGPTTSTTDRTCTTGPTISTPGPTTGPTCTTGPTTCTTGPTTCTTGPTCTTGPTISTTGPTTATAEPIPSPALLATLKELGERGDHSHLPQYLHQVAEAFVLQEDYERAVWCVQLERLYHQRLLNNLTALQEQWERRCRADGRGERNSETDLTAQQLDILTHICTTHQRPSPGEEKTVDSVLESPVRGEDRLPACRSVRLFECLLGMEEDQRGTDSTLSQSINPIKSAGALKDSLSSNDCAALGVAQNCRDSQGIGRAEFTDSRSEGTGQQTESEMEHTTQEGCTTPDRPTDGEMSQPKHEEQQGGEEKQEEVEEAEEALALEEEEKEEKRDGVDCLKAPLEEISALAVKEQLTLEEAQLREEAQLREEAQLREEAQLREEAQLREEAQLREEAQLREEAQLREEAQLREEAQLREEAQLREEAQLREEEYDMFGVDMVETIRDRVASLDDLAKRITVEEMTPVPGLVSILKRRSVCVEDVCVAPFSAPLKYKHPAKRRVRFKVPDDGFDHDEVGGDSCLLLFLLCLVTVVISLGGTALYCALGDAQSTVCTDFSRNADFYLAQLHRGMDQLQNWLTPAS, encoded by the exons ATGGAAGAtg GTCAGTGTGAGAGGGAGGGGCCAGTAGTGTCTGAGGGTGGGGTTGACCTCCACCGCAACCAATCAGACCCCTCGGAACCAAATCAGAACCAAAACCAGAACCGGACGCAGACTCAACTAGAGGATGGTCAGAGGGTTGGACGAGACTTCATCCAACAGAACTCTTTAAACAACaatgtagaggaagaggaggaggaaggtagaACGGTGAAGGGAGAGGAAGACTGGAATGAGGATGATGTGAttgtggaagaagaggaggaggacagcagCGTGACTCACGGCCAATCACCCGACACTCCTATGACTGACTGTTCCTTCTCAGACACAG gCAGTCCGGTAGCGCTCCGGCCCACTGTGTCTCCAGAGACTACAGATCCCATCAGCTCCCAAGCAACAAGTCCAGACGAACCCTGCTACAGTGACCCTGCGGGCGagacacacacctccaccacagGACCCACTACCTCCAGTTCAGAACCTACCACCTCAAGCCCCACCTGCACCACAGgacctaccacctccaccactggCCCCACCTGCACCACAGaacctaccacctccaccacaAGTCCCACCTGCACCACAGaacctaccacctccaccacaAGCCCCACCTGCACCACCGGGCCTACCACCTCCACCACAGGCCCCACCTGCACCACAGGACCCACAATTTCCACCACAGgccccaccacctccaccacagaCCGCACCTGCACCACAGGACCTACCATTTCCACCCCAGGCCCCACCACAGGCCCCACCTGCACCACAGGACCTACCACCTGCACCACAGGACCCACCACCTGCACCACAGGCCCCACCTGCACCACAGGACCCACCATTTCTACCACAGGACCTACCACCGCCACTGCAgagcctatccctagccctgccCTCCTGGCCACCTTAAAGGAGTTAGGGGAGCGGGGAGATCACTCCCACCTGCCTCAGTACCTCCATCAG GTAGCCGAGGCCTTTGTCCTCCAGGAAGATT ATGAGCGAGCAGTGTGGTGTGTTCAGCTAGAGAGACTCTACCACCAGCGACTACTAAACAACCTGACAGCACTgcaggaacagtggg AGAGGCGATGCAGGGCAGACGGTCGGGGGGAGAGGAACAGTGAGACTGACCTGACTGCACAGCAGCTGGACATACTCACACACATCTGCACGACACACCAACG acccagTCCTGGAGAAGAGAAG acTGTGGACTCTGTGCTGGAGAGTCCTGTTCGTGGTGAGGACAGACTGCCTGCATGCCGCtcag TTCGGTTATTTGAGTGTTTGTTGGGGATggaggaggaccagagaggaACAGACTCCACCCTCTCCCAGAGCATCAACCCAATAAAATCAGCCGGAGCCCTGAAGGACAGCCTCAGCTCCAATGACTGTGCAGCTCTGGGTGTGGCACAGAACTGCAGAGACTCCCAGGGGATTGGGAGGGCTGAATTCACAGACTCTCGGAGCGAGGGAACGGGTCAGCAGACGGAGAGTGAGATGGAACACACCACTCAGGAGGGTTGCACTACGCCGGACCGCCCTACGGATGGGGAAATGAGCCAACCCAAGCATGAggagcagcagggaggagaggaaaaacaggaggaggtggaagaggcagaggaggccTTGGcattagaggaagaggagaaagaggagaagagagatggtGTTGATTGTTTAAAAGCTCCTCTAGAGGAGATCTCAGCCTTAGCAGTGAAGGAGCAGCTCACACTGGAGGAGGCCCAGCTGCGCGAGGAGGCCCAGCTGCGCGAGGAGGCCCAGCTGCGCGAGGAGGCCCAGCTGCGCGAGGAGGCCCAGCTGCGCGAGGAGGCCCAGCTGCGCGAGGAGGCCCAGCTGCGCGAGGAGGCCCAGCTGCGCGAGGAGGCCCAGCTGCGCGAGGAGGCCCAGCTGCGCGAGGAGGCCCAGCTGCGCGAGGAGGCCCAGCTGCGCGAAGAGGAGTATGATATGTTTGGAGTGGACATGGTGGAGACTATCAGAGACCGGGTGGCTTCTCTGGACGACCTGGCCAAACGCATTACAGTGGAGGAG ATGACCCCTGTCCCTGGCCTTGTGTCCATCCTGaagaggaggagtgtgtgtgtggaggatgtgtgtgttgcTCCCTTCTCGGCCCCACTCAAATACAAACACCCTGCTAAACGCAGGGTCCGTTTCAAAGTACCTGACGACGGCTTTGACCacg ACGAGGTGGGCGGAGACTCCTGCCTGCTCCTCTTCCTGCTTTGCCTGGTCACTGTGGTGATCAGCCTGGGAGGCACCGCCCTCTACTGTGCCCTAGGCGACGCCCAGTCCACTGTCTGCACCGACTTCTCCCGTAACGCTGACTTCTACCTCGCACAGCTGCATCGTGGGATGGATCAGCTCCAAAACTGGCTAACCCCCGCGTCTTAG